From a region of the Helicobacter hepaticus ATCC 51449 genome:
- a CDS encoding hybrid sensor histidine kinase/response regulator, which produces MDDLQEIKEDFLVEAFEMIEQLDQDLVELESNPEDLDLLNRIFRVAHTIKGSSSFLNFDILTRLTHNMEDVLNKARRDELKITPDVMDVVLHSIDLMKALLVAIRDNGTDANSGIEIDDTVVRLQAISNGGAPTAEDSPAPAPQAQSTESAPADSNNPLADEPELDYSKMSTEEVEAEIERLLKKRQEADKQARAAQKAGGATPAVQAPKAPEAPKPAAAKPTAKAAPKKDGGGEKAPATNVEQTVRVDVKRLDHLMNLIGELVLGKNRLIKIYGDVEERYDGERFLEELNQVVASISSVTTDVQLAVMKTRMQPVGKVFNKFPRMVRDLSRELGKNIELVITGEETELDKSIVEEIGDPLVHIIRNSCDHGIEKPEDRVAAGKPEGGTVNLKAYNEGNHIVIEVADDGKGLDADMLRHKAIEKGLISEREADSMSDKEAFGIIFKPGFSTAAAITNVSGRGVGMDVVKTNIEKLNGIIDIESEKGVGTTQKLKIPLTLAITQALLVAVQEEYYAIPLSSVIETVRVSQDEIYTVDGKSVLRLRDEVLPIVHLADIFKVNFVLESTNEVYVVVIGLAEQKMGVIVDYLVGQEEVVIKSLGYYLKGTEGIAGATVRGDGKITMIVDVAAMMDMAKEVKVNVAKLIDDTAETKKKTSPSDYVVLAIDDSNTDRAIMKKCLKTLGVTVLEAANGQDGLDIVKNGDKHLDAVLVDIEMPKMDGYTFASEVRKYNKFKNLPLIAVTSRNSKTDRMRGVESGMTEYITKPYTPEYLVNVVRRNINLTIDGE; this is translated from the coding sequence ATGGATGATTTACAAGAGATAAAAGAAGACTTCTTAGTAGAAGCCTTTGAAATGATAGAACAACTAGACCAAGATTTGGTAGAGCTTGAGAGCAATCCTGAAGACCTTGATTTACTTAATAGAATCTTTCGGGTAGCTCATACAATCAAAGGTTCAAGCTCATTTTTGAATTTTGATATTCTCACTCGTCTTACACACAATATGGAAGATGTGCTCAATAAAGCTAGACGTGATGAGCTTAAAATCACGCCTGATGTAATGGACGTAGTATTGCACTCCATAGATTTGATGAAAGCACTTCTTGTCGCTATACGTGATAACGGCACTGATGCAAATAGTGGTATTGAAATTGATGACACTGTTGTGCGCCTACAAGCAATTTCTAATGGCGGTGCGCCAACTGCAGAAGATTCACCTGCTCCAGCTCCTCAAGCTCAATCAACCGAATCTGCTCCAGCAGATAGCAATAATCCACTTGCTGACGAACCAGAACTTGATTATTCAAAAATGAGCACCGAAGAGGTAGAAGCAGAAATTGAAAGACTCCTTAAAAAACGTCAAGAAGCGGATAAACAAGCTCGTGCAGCCCAAAAAGCAGGTGGAGCAACTCCAGCTGTGCAAGCTCCCAAAGCCCCTGAAGCACCAAAACCTGCTGCTGCTAAACCTACTGCAAAAGCTGCCCCTAAAAAAGATGGGGGAGGAGAGAAAGCTCCAGCTACAAATGTAGAACAAACCGTGAGAGTAGATGTTAAGCGCTTAGACCACTTAATGAATCTCATTGGTGAACTAGTATTGGGTAAAAACAGATTAATCAAAATTTATGGTGATGTTGAAGAACGATATGATGGAGAGAGATTCCTTGAAGAGCTTAATCAAGTCGTGGCATCTATTTCATCAGTTACCACAGATGTGCAACTTGCAGTGATGAAAACACGTATGCAGCCTGTAGGCAAAGTATTTAATAAATTTCCTCGTATGGTGCGCGACCTTTCACGAGAACTTGGCAAAAATATTGAGCTTGTTATTACAGGTGAAGAAACCGAACTTGACAAATCTATTGTTGAAGAAATTGGTGATCCGCTCGTGCATATTATCCGTAATTCTTGCGACCACGGGATTGAAAAACCAGAAGACCGCGTTGCTGCAGGAAAGCCAGAGGGTGGAACCGTAAATCTCAAAGCTTACAACGAAGGGAATCACATCGTAATTGAAGTAGCAGATGATGGCAAGGGACTCGATGCTGATATGCTTAGACACAAAGCAATTGAAAAAGGTCTTATTAGTGAAAGAGAAGCAGATTCTATGAGCGATAAAGAAGCTTTTGGTATTATCTTCAAACCCGGATTCTCAACTGCAGCAGCAATTACAAACGTTTCAGGGCGTGGTGTAGGAATGGACGTAGTAAAAACAAATATTGAAAAACTCAATGGTATCATTGATATAGAATCCGAAAAAGGCGTGGGCACAACTCAAAAACTTAAAATTCCTCTTACACTTGCAATTACTCAAGCATTACTTGTAGCTGTTCAAGAGGAATATTATGCTATTCCGCTATCTTCAGTTATTGAAACTGTGCGTGTAAGTCAAGATGAGATATACACCGTTGATGGTAAAAGTGTGCTTCGTTTGCGTGATGAAGTGCTCCCAATTGTCCATTTAGCAGATATTTTTAAGGTGAATTTTGTGTTAGAAAGCACCAATGAGGTGTATGTAGTCGTTATCGGTTTGGCAGAACAAAAAATGGGAGTTATTGTAGATTACCTCGTTGGACAAGAAGAAGTGGTTATCAAATCTCTTGGTTACTATCTCAAAGGCACTGAAGGTATTGCTGGAGCAACGGTGCGTGGTGATGGTAAGATTACAATGATTGTTGATGTGGCAGCGATGATGGATATGGCAAAAGAAGTTAAAGTAAATGTTGCAAAACTGATAGATGACACCGCTGAAACAAAAAAGAAAACTTCCCCAAGTGATTATGTAGTGCTAGCTATTGATGATAGCAATACTGATAGGGCGATAATGAAAAAATGTCTCAAAACACTTGGTGTTACAGTTCTTGAGGCAGCAAATGGACAAGATGGATTGGACATTGTTAAAAATGGAGACAAACATCTTGATGCGGTGCTTGTAGATATTGAAATGCCAAAAATGGACGGCTATACTTTCGCATCTGAAGTAAGGAAATATAATAAATTTAAGAATCTCCCTCTGATTGCTGTTACAAGCAGAAATAGCAAAACTGATAGAATGAGAGGTGTAGAATCAGGTATGACAGAATACATCACAAAACCTTACACGCCAGAATATTTAGTTAATGTCGTTCGGCGAAACATCAACCTCACAATAGATGGAGAATAA
- a CDS encoding chemotaxis protein CheW, which translates to MSENKLKEVLEKQQNKESDIATEETLHIIGFMVGNEEYAVPILNVKEIVKPIEFTRVPAVPDYVLGVFNLRGTVLPLINMRLKFGLPAIKQDADTRYLIINQQDEMIGFMIDKLTAAVRIPQSDIEPIPESFNENQNLLRGIGKREDRLITILRVENLLKRTF; encoded by the coding sequence ATGAGCGAAAATAAATTAAAAGAAGTCCTTGAAAAACAACAGAACAAAGAAAGCGACATTGCTACTGAAGAGACACTCCATATCATAGGCTTTATGGTTGGCAATGAAGAATATGCTGTGCCTATTTTGAATGTAAAGGAAATTGTAAAGCCTATTGAATTCACTCGTGTCCCTGCAGTTCCTGATTATGTGCTTGGTGTATTTAATCTGCGCGGAACGGTTTTACCTCTTATTAATATGCGCTTAAAGTTTGGCTTACCTGCTATTAAACAAGATGCAGATACAAGATACCTTATCATCAACCAACAAGACGAAATGATTGGATTTATGATTGATAAACTCACAGCTGCAGTGCGTATCCCTCAAAGTGATATTGAACCCATTCCAGAATCTTTTAATGAAAATCAAAATCTTTTGCGAGGTATTGGTAAGCGCGAAGATAGACTAATTACTATTTTACGTGTAGAAAATCTTCTCAAACGCACTTTTTGA